A section of the Osmia lignaria lignaria isolate PbOS001 chromosome 3, iyOsmLign1, whole genome shotgun sequence genome encodes:
- the O-fut1 gene encoding O-fucosyltransferase 1 produces the protein MFSIIFFVLLLTTFYSTYCENFDIDTNGYIVYCPCMGRFGNQADHFLGALGFAKALNRTLVLPPWVEYRTGETRSIQVSFDTYFNVSQVQSCHKAILMEDFMTDIAPRIWQSKERVSFCYSARGKGDSCNAKEGNPFGPFWDTYNIDFVKSEFYGPLHYDVYHTDMAVQWGRQYPAINWPVLAFTGAPASFPVQLENRKLHKCLEWNTDMLNKAKAFIKQKLPRGAFVGIHLRNGIDWVRACEFISSTPNLFAAPQCLGYRNERGKATSAMCLPPFDLIVRHLKRIIRNGNDIKSVFVASDNNYMIEELTKALARMEVPVFKQDQSASPHLDLAILGRANYFIGNCISSFSAFVTREREIKGYPTFFWGFPPERSSSVTHEEL, from the exons ATGTTTAGTATTATATTCTTTGTGTTATTGTTGACTACATTTTATAGTACATATTGTGAAAATTTTGATATTGACACTAATGGGTATATTGTTTATTGTCCATGCATGG GAAGATTTGGAAATCAAGCAGACCACTTTTTAGGTGCTTTAGGATTTGCAAAAGCCTTAAATCGTACTCTGGTTCTACCACCATGGGTTGAATATAGAACTGGAGAGACTAGATCT ATACAAGTTTCTTTTGACACATATTTTAATGTTTCTCAAGTGCAAAGTTGCCATAAAGCAATATTAATGGAAGACTTCATGACAGATATTGCACCAAGGATATGGCAATCAAAGGAAAGAGTAT CTTTTTGCTACTCTGCACGTGGAAAAGGGGATTCGTGTAATGCTAAAGAAGGAAACCCATTTGGTCCATTTTGGGACACGTATAATATAGATTTTGTAAAATCAGAATTTTATGGACCTCTTCATTATGATGTTTATCATACAGACATGGCAGTACAGTGGGGAAGACAATATCCTGCTATTAACTGGCCAGTATTAGCCTTTACAGGTGCACCTGCTAGTTTTCCTGTTCAGTTAGAAAACAGAAAACTACACAAATGTCTTGAATGGAATACAGATATGCTTAATAAAGCAAAagcatttataaaacaaaaattacctAGAGGAGCATTTGTAGGAATTCATTTGCGTAATGGAATTGATTGG GTACGTGCTTGTGAGTTTATATCAAGCACACCAAATCTTTTTGCTGCGCCTCAATGTCTTGGTTATCGAAACGAACGTGGGAAAGCAACTTCCGCTATGTGTTTACCACCATTTGATTTGATAGTACGTCATTTAAAACGTATTATACGTAATGGCAATGACATTAAATCAGTATTCGTAGCATCCGATAATAATTATATGATTGAAGAACTTACTAAAGCTCTGGCGCGCATGGAA GTACCAGTATTTAAACAAGATCAGTCTGCATCACCTCATTTAGATTTAGCTATTCTTGGAAGAGCAAATTATTTCATAGGTAAttgtatttcttctttctcgGCTTTCGTTACTAGAGAAAGGGAGATTAAAGGATATCCTACATTCTTTTGGGGCTTTCCTCCAGAAAGATCATCATCTGTTACTCATGAAGAATTGTAA
- the LOC117605239 gene encoding kinesin-like protein KIF12 isoform X2, whose protein sequence is MVLAKNPSPSRGESPQKENARKDKGKIRTSRGNSPGDQTTSRGNSPGKNNSIVKKVQTKSSLLGSRGSETGSIERLVDGDKRVIATKHLLPENNINVVVRVRPLSSKEIKVGEDMAVQFPGDGQIYCEGSPNSGDKKGKLFSYNVVFEPTATQEDILQFSGVKKLIEMAVDGFNCTAFCYGQTGSGKTHTLTGPPEMFERMNPYSEDHGLVFRSFVYLFKLLQERQGCNFVLKASFLEIYNEKVIDLLNPGTSRKPLMVRWSKKTRGFFVENLFTVECEELDDLLAVLEEGMRNRSVGAHNMNEHSSRSHSILTVNITSEQQMDNSVFISRQGKINFVDLAGSEMTKKTQSEGKTLEEANNINKSLMVLGYCISSLSDGKRKYGHIPYRDSKLTKLLADSLAGNGVTLMIACVSPVRSNASETLNTLRYAARVKKIRTKPIVVMDAREALILSLKREVGALETENEHLRNALHLGEDYSNIIRSESKTERKVPLTPPLVDLDKLSEMERPELSQLIHAYITENEALRRENAELYATREQVIRDQELVCKENERLLKKLEDVNSVCCRSPIIPARPTYSAEVLNDSNEDAPGATNVWTNPNAESIPSSRNMSRRGLHKSASNMPEKIQKELDKRRIVGSYNNIAEAYKDKSQHRRHNSWDNGNGTTRTSPDQTMSPIHVNQYKKANLRRTSTVPEERRPSETIDPLGEPVQPTDHSYNESPDSMLGSGGLETTHSAPDTMESETTTAPFPMVSSPFGTPESFSPRKSKEKEDETTQRAFGSPVPIDEDKPL, encoded by the exons ATGGTGCTTGCGAAAAATCCGTCGCCTTCTCGAGGCGAGAGTCCTCAAAAAGAAAATGCGAGAAAGGATAAAGGGAAGATTCGTACGTCTCGTGGCAACAGTCCAGGGGATCAAACTACTTCCAGAGGAAACAGTCCAGGAAAGAATAATTCCATTGTCAAGAAAGTCCAGACGAAGAGTAGTTTATTAGGATCGCGTGGGAGCGA AACTGGTAGCATCGAGAGGCTGGTGGACGGTGATAAGAGGGTGATCGCTACGAAACATTTACTTCCAGAAAACAACATCAATGTGGTGGTCAG GGTTCGTCCGCTTAGCAGCAAGGAAATTAAAGTCGGCGAGGATATGGCCGTGCAATTTCCTGGAGATGGACAGATATAC TGCGAAGGATCGCCAAATAGTGGGGACAAAAagggaaaattattttcatataacGTAGTGTTTGAGCCCACGGCTACTCAGGAGGACATACTGCAATTTTCTGGTGTGAAGAAACTGATTGAAATGGCTGTGGATGGATTTAATTGTACTGCGTTCTGTTACGGACAAACAGGAAGCGGGAAAACTCACACTCTCACAGGACCTCCGGAAATG TTCGAAAGAATGAATCCTTACTCGGAGGATCATGGCCTGGTCTTCCGGTCCTTCGTCTACCTATTCAAGCTGCTACAAGAACGTCAGGGCTGTAACTTTGTACTGAAAGCTTCTTTTCTAGAGATCTATAACGAGAAG GTAATAGATTTATTAAATCCTGGAACGTCGAGGAAGCCTCTGATGGTCCGTTGGAGCAAAAAGACACGGGGTTTCTTCGTTGAGAATCTCTTCACCGTCGAATGTGAAGAACTTGATGACCTCCTGGCGGTCCTCGAAGAAG gTATGAGAAATAGATCTGTCGGTGCGCACAACATGAACGAACATTCTAGCAGAAGTCACAGTATTCTAACTGTTAATATCACTTCCGAGCAACAA ATGGACAATAGCGTGTTCATCTCGAGACAAGGGAAGATTAATTTCGTCGATCTGGCCGGCAGTGAAATGACAAAGAAGACCCAGAGCGAAGGGAAAACTTTGGAGGAGGCAAATAACATTAACAAGAGCCTGATGGTTTTAG GTTACTGCATATCTTCGTTGAGCGATGGAAAACGCAAGTACGGTCACATTCCGTATCGAGATAGCAAGCTGACGAAACTTTTAGCCGACAGTTTAGCAGGAAACGGTGTCACTTTAATG ATTGCTTGCGTTTCACCGGTAAGATCAAACGCTAGCGAAACGTTGAACACTTTAAGGTACGCGGCAAGGGTGAAGAAAATTCGCACCAAACCTATTGTGGTGATG GATGCACGAGAGGCATTGATTCTGAGTCTGAAGAGAGAGGTGGGTGCGCTTGAAACTGAAAACGAACACCTGAGAAATGCTCTTCATCTCGGTGAAGATTATTCAAATATCATTCGCAGTGAGTCTAAAA CTGAAAGGAAAGTGCCATTAACACCACCATTGGTGGACTTAGACAAGTTATCTGAAATGGAGCGACCAGAATTGAGCCAGCTAATTCACGCATACATTACGGAGAACGAGGCACTTCGTCGAGAGAACGCGGAACTTTATGCTACCAGGGAACAAGTAATAAGGGACCAAGAATTGGTGTGCAAAGAGAACGAGAGGTTGTTGAAGAAACTCGAGGACGTTAACTC AGTATGCTGTCGGTCGCCTATTATACCTGCCAGACCTACGTACTCGGCGGAAGTGTTGAATGATAGTAACGAGGACGCACCTGGTGCGACAAACGTTTGGACCAACCCTAACGCGGAATCAATCCCTTCTTCGAGA AATATGAGTAGGCGAGGACTCCACAAATCGGCCAGCAACATGCCTGAGAAAATACAGAAAGAACTGGACAAACGTAGAATCGTAGGAAGTTACAACAACATAGCAGAAGCGTACAAAGACAAGAGTCAACATCGTCGGCACAACTCCTGGGACAATGGAAACGGCACGACGAGAACGAGTCCGGATCAAACTATGTCACCGATACACGTCAATCA GTACAAGAAGGCGAACCTGCGTCGTACGTCGACGGTACCAGAAGAAAGGAGACCCTCGGAAACTATTGACCCGTTGGGTGAACCTGTTCAGCCCACAGATCATTCGTACAACGAATCACCAGATTCGATGCTGGGTAGCGGAGGACTCGAAACGACGCATTCTGCTCCGGATACGATGGAGTCTGAGACAACCACCGCACCTTTCCCAATGGTTTCATCACCATTTGGCACTCCAGAATCGTTTTCCCCAAGAAAgtcaaaagaaaaggaagatgaAACTACGCAACGAGCGTTTGGGAGTCCTGTTCCCATTGATGAAGACAAACCACTTTGA
- the LOC117605239 gene encoding kinesin-like protein KIF12 isoform X3: protein MVLAKNPSPSRGESPQKENARKDKGKIRTSRGNSPGDQTTSRGNSPGKNNSIVKKVQTKSSLLGSRGSETGSIERLVDGDKRVIATKHLLPENNINVVVRVRPLSSKEIKVGEDMAVQFPGDGQIYCEGSPNSGDKKGKLFSYNVVFEPTATQEDILQFSGVKKLIEMAVDGFNCTAFCYGQTGSGKTHTLTGPPEMFERMNPYSEDHGLVFRSFVYLFKLLQERQGCNFVLKASFLEIYNEKVIDLLNPGTSRKPLMVRWSKKTRGFFVENLFTVECEELDDLLAVLEEGMRNRSVGAHNMNEHSSRSHSILTVNITSEQQMDNSVFISRQGKINFVDLAGSEMTKKTQSEGKTLEEANNINKSLMVLGYCISSLSDGKRKYGHIPYRDSKLTKLLADSLAGNGVTLMIACVSPVRSNASETLNTLRYAARVKKIRTKPIVVMDAREALILSLKREVGALETENEHLRNALHLGEDYSNIIRSESKTERKVPLTPPLVDLDKLSEMERPELSQLIHAYITENEALRRENAELYATREQVIRDQELVCKENERLLKKLEDVNSFYYCRVCCRSPIIPARPTYSAEVLNDSNEDAPGATNVWTNPNAESIPSSRNMSRRGLHKSASNMPEKIQKELDKRRIVGSYNNIAEAYKDKSQHRRHNSWDNGNGTTRTSPDQTMSPIHVNQNAW from the exons ATGGTGCTTGCGAAAAATCCGTCGCCTTCTCGAGGCGAGAGTCCTCAAAAAGAAAATGCGAGAAAGGATAAAGGGAAGATTCGTACGTCTCGTGGCAACAGTCCAGGGGATCAAACTACTTCCAGAGGAAACAGTCCAGGAAAGAATAATTCCATTGTCAAGAAAGTCCAGACGAAGAGTAGTTTATTAGGATCGCGTGGGAGCGA AACTGGTAGCATCGAGAGGCTGGTGGACGGTGATAAGAGGGTGATCGCTACGAAACATTTACTTCCAGAAAACAACATCAATGTGGTGGTCAG GGTTCGTCCGCTTAGCAGCAAGGAAATTAAAGTCGGCGAGGATATGGCCGTGCAATTTCCTGGAGATGGACAGATATAC TGCGAAGGATCGCCAAATAGTGGGGACAAAAagggaaaattattttcatataacGTAGTGTTTGAGCCCACGGCTACTCAGGAGGACATACTGCAATTTTCTGGTGTGAAGAAACTGATTGAAATGGCTGTGGATGGATTTAATTGTACTGCGTTCTGTTACGGACAAACAGGAAGCGGGAAAACTCACACTCTCACAGGACCTCCGGAAATG TTCGAAAGAATGAATCCTTACTCGGAGGATCATGGCCTGGTCTTCCGGTCCTTCGTCTACCTATTCAAGCTGCTACAAGAACGTCAGGGCTGTAACTTTGTACTGAAAGCTTCTTTTCTAGAGATCTATAACGAGAAG GTAATAGATTTATTAAATCCTGGAACGTCGAGGAAGCCTCTGATGGTCCGTTGGAGCAAAAAGACACGGGGTTTCTTCGTTGAGAATCTCTTCACCGTCGAATGTGAAGAACTTGATGACCTCCTGGCGGTCCTCGAAGAAG gTATGAGAAATAGATCTGTCGGTGCGCACAACATGAACGAACATTCTAGCAGAAGTCACAGTATTCTAACTGTTAATATCACTTCCGAGCAACAA ATGGACAATAGCGTGTTCATCTCGAGACAAGGGAAGATTAATTTCGTCGATCTGGCCGGCAGTGAAATGACAAAGAAGACCCAGAGCGAAGGGAAAACTTTGGAGGAGGCAAATAACATTAACAAGAGCCTGATGGTTTTAG GTTACTGCATATCTTCGTTGAGCGATGGAAAACGCAAGTACGGTCACATTCCGTATCGAGATAGCAAGCTGACGAAACTTTTAGCCGACAGTTTAGCAGGAAACGGTGTCACTTTAATG ATTGCTTGCGTTTCACCGGTAAGATCAAACGCTAGCGAAACGTTGAACACTTTAAGGTACGCGGCAAGGGTGAAGAAAATTCGCACCAAACCTATTGTGGTGATG GATGCACGAGAGGCATTGATTCTGAGTCTGAAGAGAGAGGTGGGTGCGCTTGAAACTGAAAACGAACACCTGAGAAATGCTCTTCATCTCGGTGAAGATTATTCAAATATCATTCGCAGTGAGTCTAAAA CTGAAAGGAAAGTGCCATTAACACCACCATTGGTGGACTTAGACAAGTTATCTGAAATGGAGCGACCAGAATTGAGCCAGCTAATTCACGCATACATTACGGAGAACGAGGCACTTCGTCGAGAGAACGCGGAACTTTATGCTACCAGGGAACAAGTAATAAGGGACCAAGAATTGGTGTGCAAAGAGAACGAGAGGTTGTTGAAGAAACTCGAGGACGTTAACTC GTTTTATTACTGCAGAGTATGCTGTCGGTCGCCTATTATACCTGCCAGACCTACGTACTCGGCGGAAGTGTTGAATGATAGTAACGAGGACGCACCTGGTGCGACAAACGTTTGGACCAACCCTAACGCGGAATCAATCCCTTCTTCGAGA AATATGAGTAGGCGAGGACTCCACAAATCGGCCAGCAACATGCCTGAGAAAATACAGAAAGAACTGGACAAACGTAGAATCGTAGGAAGTTACAACAACATAGCAGAAGCGTACAAAGACAAGAGTCAACATCGTCGGCACAACTCCTGGGACAATGGAAACGGCACGACGAGAACGAGTCCGGATCAAACTATGTCACCGATACACGTCAATCA GAATGCCTGGTAA
- the Nop60B gene encoding dyskerin pseudouridine synthase 1 Nop60B — MAESDKSKKKNKKKSLGEIQVEMKCQLEPSDESIKLEYKDWPLLFKNFDKMLTRTKHFTPLTCGSTPLHRTLSEYIKSGCINLDKPCNPSSHEVVAWIKRILKVEKTGHSGTLDPKVSGCLIVCIDRATRLAKSQQSAGKEYIAVFKLHSAPESLQKVNQALEKLRGALFQRPPLISAVKRQLRVRTVYDSWFLDYDHERNMGVFRVSCEAGSYIRTICVHLGLFLGTGCQMQELRRNRSGVQSEKDGMVTMHDILDAQWLYENHADESYLRRVIKPLEALLVNHKRIIVKDSAVNAICYGAKIMLPGILMYDDGIELNQEIVIVTTKGEAIALGIALMTSPTMTACDHGIAAKIKRVIMERDAYPRKWGLGPKASVKKRMIIEGKLDKYGKPNENTPADWLANYTDFSTPTVKTEENGVTDATAKKRKWEETTPQPSGDVSIKEEPVEDSETSSPKEKKKEKKDKKKKKKKEKEEREAEGSVTVVTESEVPESPVKEEKEKKKKKKKDKDQEAPTSS, encoded by the exons ATGGCAGAAAGCg ataaaagtaagaagaaaaacaagaagaagtcGCTTGGAGAAATTCAAGTAGAGATGAAGTGTCAACTAGAACCTTCAGATGAATCTATAAAACTTGAATATAAAGATTGGCCACTATTATTTAAG aattttgataaaatgcTTACCCGTACAAAACATTTTACTCCTTTAACTTGTGGTTCAACTCCATTACATCGTACTTTATCTGAGTATATAAAATCTGGGTGCATTAATTTAGATAAGCCATGCAATCCATCTTCGCATGAAGTGGTAGCATGGATAAAGAGAATTTTGAAAGTAGAGAAAACTGGTCATTCAGGCACTTTGGATCCCAAGGTGTCTGGTTGTTTAATAGTATGTATTGATAGAGCAACCCGTTTAGCTAAGTCACAGCAGTCTGCTGGAAAAGAATACATTGCagtttttaaattacattctgCTCCTGAAAGCCTGCAAAAG GTAAACCAAGCATTGGAAAAATTGCGTGGTGCACTGTTTCAACGACCTCCGCTTATATCTGCAGTGAAGCGTCAGCTTCGTGTTAGAACAGTTTATGATAGTTGGTTCCTTGATTATGATCATGAACGCAATATGGGAGTATTCAGAGTTAGTTGCGAAGCTGGATCTTACATTAGAACAATTTGTGTTCATCTTGGCCTCTTCTTAGGCACTGGTTGTCAGATGCAAGAATTGCGTAGAAATCGATCGGGTGTTCAATCTGAAAAAGATGGAATGGTTACTATGCACGATATACTAGATGCTCAATGGTTATATGAAAACCATGCAGATGAATCTTATTTAAGGAGAGTAATCAAACCATTGGAAGCCCTTCTTGTAAATCATAAAAGAATTATTGTGAAAGATAGTGCA gTAAATGCTATCTGCTATGGGGCTAAAATTATGTTGCCAGGTATTTTAATGTATGATGATGGTATAGAATTAAATCAAGAAATTGTAATAGTTACTACTAAGGGTGAAGCTATAGCTCTTG GTATAGCATTAATGACATCTCCTACAATGACAGCCTGTGATCATGGGATAGCTGCAAAAATTAAAAGGGTTATCATGGAAAGGGATGCATATCCTAGGAAATGGGGTTTGGGACCAAAAGCTTCTGTAAAGAAGCGCATGATAATTGAAGGAAAATTAGATAAATATGGAAAACCAAATGAAAACACACCTGCTGATTGGTTGGCTAATTATACAGATTTCTCTACGCCTACAGTCAAG ACGGAAGAAAATGGTGTAACTGATGCTACGGCTAAAAAACGTAAGTGGGAAGAAACAACCCCTCAACCTTCGGGAGACGTATCAATAAAAGAGGAACCCGTTGAAGACTCTGAAACATCGTCaccaaaagagaaaaagaaagaaaaaaaggataaaaagaagaagaagaagaaagaaaaggaagaacgcGAAGCGGAGGGATCAGTTACAGTAGTTACAGAAAGTGAAGTTCCG GAATCAccggtaaaagaagaaaaagagaaaaagaagaagaagaaaaaagataaagatCAAGAAGCACCAACTTCaagttaa
- the LOC117605239 gene encoding kinesin-like protein KIF12 isoform X1 has translation MVLAKNPSPSRGESPQKENARKDKGKIRTSRGNSPGDQTTSRGNSPGKNNSIVKKVQTKSSLLGSRGSETGSIERLVDGDKRVIATKHLLPENNINVVVRVRPLSSKEIKVGEDMAVQFPGDGQIYCEGSPNSGDKKGKLFSYNVVFEPTATQEDILQFSGVKKLIEMAVDGFNCTAFCYGQTGSGKTHTLTGPPEMFERMNPYSEDHGLVFRSFVYLFKLLQERQGCNFVLKASFLEIYNEKVIDLLNPGTSRKPLMVRWSKKTRGFFVENLFTVECEELDDLLAVLEEGMRNRSVGAHNMNEHSSRSHSILTVNITSEQQMDNSVFISRQGKINFVDLAGSEMTKKTQSEGKTLEEANNINKSLMVLGYCISSLSDGKRKYGHIPYRDSKLTKLLADSLAGNGVTLMIACVSPVRSNASETLNTLRYAARVKKIRTKPIVVMDAREALILSLKREVGALETENEHLRNALHLGEDYSNIIRSESKTERKVPLTPPLVDLDKLSEMERPELSQLIHAYITENEALRRENAELYATREQVIRDQELVCKENERLLKKLEDVNSFYYCRVCCRSPIIPARPTYSAEVLNDSNEDAPGATNVWTNPNAESIPSSRNMSRRGLHKSASNMPEKIQKELDKRRIVGSYNNIAEAYKDKSQHRRHNSWDNGNGTTRTSPDQTMSPIHVNQYKKANLRRTSTVPEERRPSETIDPLGEPVQPTDHSYNESPDSMLGSGGLETTHSAPDTMESETTTAPFPMVSSPFGTPESFSPRKSKEKEDETTQRAFGSPVPIDEDKPL, from the exons ATGGTGCTTGCGAAAAATCCGTCGCCTTCTCGAGGCGAGAGTCCTCAAAAAGAAAATGCGAGAAAGGATAAAGGGAAGATTCGTACGTCTCGTGGCAACAGTCCAGGGGATCAAACTACTTCCAGAGGAAACAGTCCAGGAAAGAATAATTCCATTGTCAAGAAAGTCCAGACGAAGAGTAGTTTATTAGGATCGCGTGGGAGCGA AACTGGTAGCATCGAGAGGCTGGTGGACGGTGATAAGAGGGTGATCGCTACGAAACATTTACTTCCAGAAAACAACATCAATGTGGTGGTCAG GGTTCGTCCGCTTAGCAGCAAGGAAATTAAAGTCGGCGAGGATATGGCCGTGCAATTTCCTGGAGATGGACAGATATAC TGCGAAGGATCGCCAAATAGTGGGGACAAAAagggaaaattattttcatataacGTAGTGTTTGAGCCCACGGCTACTCAGGAGGACATACTGCAATTTTCTGGTGTGAAGAAACTGATTGAAATGGCTGTGGATGGATTTAATTGTACTGCGTTCTGTTACGGACAAACAGGAAGCGGGAAAACTCACACTCTCACAGGACCTCCGGAAATG TTCGAAAGAATGAATCCTTACTCGGAGGATCATGGCCTGGTCTTCCGGTCCTTCGTCTACCTATTCAAGCTGCTACAAGAACGTCAGGGCTGTAACTTTGTACTGAAAGCTTCTTTTCTAGAGATCTATAACGAGAAG GTAATAGATTTATTAAATCCTGGAACGTCGAGGAAGCCTCTGATGGTCCGTTGGAGCAAAAAGACACGGGGTTTCTTCGTTGAGAATCTCTTCACCGTCGAATGTGAAGAACTTGATGACCTCCTGGCGGTCCTCGAAGAAG gTATGAGAAATAGATCTGTCGGTGCGCACAACATGAACGAACATTCTAGCAGAAGTCACAGTATTCTAACTGTTAATATCACTTCCGAGCAACAA ATGGACAATAGCGTGTTCATCTCGAGACAAGGGAAGATTAATTTCGTCGATCTGGCCGGCAGTGAAATGACAAAGAAGACCCAGAGCGAAGGGAAAACTTTGGAGGAGGCAAATAACATTAACAAGAGCCTGATGGTTTTAG GTTACTGCATATCTTCGTTGAGCGATGGAAAACGCAAGTACGGTCACATTCCGTATCGAGATAGCAAGCTGACGAAACTTTTAGCCGACAGTTTAGCAGGAAACGGTGTCACTTTAATG ATTGCTTGCGTTTCACCGGTAAGATCAAACGCTAGCGAAACGTTGAACACTTTAAGGTACGCGGCAAGGGTGAAGAAAATTCGCACCAAACCTATTGTGGTGATG GATGCACGAGAGGCATTGATTCTGAGTCTGAAGAGAGAGGTGGGTGCGCTTGAAACTGAAAACGAACACCTGAGAAATGCTCTTCATCTCGGTGAAGATTATTCAAATATCATTCGCAGTGAGTCTAAAA CTGAAAGGAAAGTGCCATTAACACCACCATTGGTGGACTTAGACAAGTTATCTGAAATGGAGCGACCAGAATTGAGCCAGCTAATTCACGCATACATTACGGAGAACGAGGCACTTCGTCGAGAGAACGCGGAACTTTATGCTACCAGGGAACAAGTAATAAGGGACCAAGAATTGGTGTGCAAAGAGAACGAGAGGTTGTTGAAGAAACTCGAGGACGTTAACTC GTTTTATTACTGCAGAGTATGCTGTCGGTCGCCTATTATACCTGCCAGACCTACGTACTCGGCGGAAGTGTTGAATGATAGTAACGAGGACGCACCTGGTGCGACAAACGTTTGGACCAACCCTAACGCGGAATCAATCCCTTCTTCGAGA AATATGAGTAGGCGAGGACTCCACAAATCGGCCAGCAACATGCCTGAGAAAATACAGAAAGAACTGGACAAACGTAGAATCGTAGGAAGTTACAACAACATAGCAGAAGCGTACAAAGACAAGAGTCAACATCGTCGGCACAACTCCTGGGACAATGGAAACGGCACGACGAGAACGAGTCCGGATCAAACTATGTCACCGATACACGTCAATCA GTACAAGAAGGCGAACCTGCGTCGTACGTCGACGGTACCAGAAGAAAGGAGACCCTCGGAAACTATTGACCCGTTGGGTGAACCTGTTCAGCCCACAGATCATTCGTACAACGAATCACCAGATTCGATGCTGGGTAGCGGAGGACTCGAAACGACGCATTCTGCTCCGGATACGATGGAGTCTGAGACAACCACCGCACCTTTCCCAATGGTTTCATCACCATTTGGCACTCCAGAATCGTTTTCCCCAAGAAAgtcaaaagaaaaggaagatgaAACTACGCAACGAGCGTTTGGGAGTCCTGTTCCCATTGATGAAGACAAACCACTTTGA
- the DCTN2-p50 gene encoding dynactin subunit 2 — MADPKYADLPGIAYDQVDVYETTDLPESEQFQIYPEDEVDSITKLHISAPEAFNKFKGKNILGKGIDFSDRISLKPRTGYKIGDWELPGEGEKETPIQKYQRLQCEIKELYEEVNDLKEKAKDEDAKSVIDVISQVQLLEKQLDSLKLEECLGADLIATLSDPQGTRLKQLISQIEAFKQTNIPVSQPDVKEQSTTKTDKTAEPGVLKYQMMYLPEKARMQEAARIALLEQRLCNLESVIGTTTDKLSKFSQNLKCQGVMEAVQELGAKAALLDMYQLDIIESRLATLIHKMDNIQQKKVALALDSEQEQKIFEMYDIMKQTETVSQILPQTVNRMLALNTIHQQAATFSKSLTRLEELQSQITADLESNKSLLKGVQDSFASNLEVIRNNIESLDERIKKLSK, encoded by the exons ATGGCTGATCCCAAGTATGCTGATTTGCCTGGAATT GCATATGATCAAGTTGATGTGTATGAGACAACTGATTTACCAGAATCtgaacaatttcaaatttatccagag GATGAAGTTGATTCTATAACAAAATTACATATTAGTGCCCCAGAAGcatttaacaaatttaaagGTAAAAATATTCTTGGCAAGGGAATTGATTTTTCAGATCGTATATCGCTTAAACCAAGGACAGGATATAA aattggGGATTGGGAACTTCCTGGAGAGGGGGAGAAGGAAACACCGATTCAAAAATATCAACGTTTGCAATGTGAGATTAAAGAATTATATGAAGAGGTCAATGACTTAAAG GAAAAAGCAAAAGATGAAGATGCAAAATCAGTAATTGATGTAATTTCTCAAGTACAGCTTCTAGAAAAACAGTTAGATTCTTTAAAATTAGAAGAATGTCTTGGAGCTGATCTGATTGCAACATTATCAGATCCTCAGGGCACCAGACTCAA GCAGTTAATATCCCAAATAGAAGCATTCAAACAAACCAATATTCCTGTTTCTCAACCTGATGTAAAAGAACAGAGCACAACAAAAACTGATAAAACAGCTGAACCTGGTGTACTTAAGTATCAAATGATGTATCTGCCAGAGAAAGCAAGAATGCAAGAAGCAGCTAGAATTGCATTACTTGAACAAAGACTTTGTAACTTGGAAAGTGTTATTGGAACAACTACTGATAAACTTTCTAAATTTTCGCAG AATCTCAAATGTCAAGGTGTAATGGAAGCTGTACAAGAACTAGGAGCAAAAGCTGCATTATTAGATATGTATCAATTAGATATCATTGAAAGCAGATTAGCTACTTTAATTCATAAAATGGATAATATTCAACAAAAAAAGGTTGCATTGGCTCTAGATTCAGAACAGGAACAGAAA ATTTTCGAAATGTATGATATAATGAAACAGACGGAAACTGTATCGCAAATTTTACCACAAACTGTAAACCGGATGTTGGCTTTGAACACTATTCACCAACAGG cTGCTACTTTTAGTAAGTCTTTAACGCGTTTAGAAGAATTGCAATCGCAAATTACCGCTGATTTGGAAAGTAATAAATCTCTCTTAAAAGGAGTGCAAGATAGTTTCGCATCAAATTTAGAGGTCATAAGAAATAATATAGAATCTTTAGATGAACGTATTAAAAAACTTAGTAAgtga